One genomic segment of Ignavibacteriota bacterium includes these proteins:
- a CDS encoding OmpA family protein codes for MHKRIFNLILCNLIFLSFTNSFAQLNDYPIKIGIHASGLLPETDYKNDDLKLSFLGRAFLRIKVIDLFDIEAGAGYAKLAGEDGKNNYWETSLIPADLRLILSPFNSKSVSPYAYGGIGYVKWNVEDKPSELNGSTKEDGGDLYAPLGIGIEMKLSNSLLLDLSGGYNQIFSDYVNYVKGGDFNDGFWNLGIGLIFTGEGGSSDSDLDGISKDQEIELGTNPDIADSDGDGLTDGLEFNQYKTDPLNSDSDGDGLTDNDEIKNYTTNPNIIDTDKDGLTDGDEIYQHQTDPLREDSDIDGIKDKIELDEFKTNPTNSDTDKDALKDGDEIHKYKTDPTKQDTDGDGIFDGDEIFKYNTNPSKADTDSGTVNDKVEIDRKTNPLNPEDDVVLDIAAPVILEGVTFETGSVELTPESEKMLLRVLNTLNIYPDIKVEIRGYTDNVGNTSKNLKLSQQRANSVRYWLINKGVNQERVVAKGFGKDNPIADNSTPEGKRLNRRIEFVKIN; via the coding sequence ATGCATAAGAGAATTTTTAATTTAATTTTGTGTAATCTAATTTTTCTTTCGTTTACAAATAGTTTTGCACAATTAAATGATTATCCAATTAAAATTGGAATTCATGCATCTGGTTTATTACCTGAAACAGATTATAAAAATGATGATTTAAAATTATCTTTTCTCGGCAGAGCTTTTTTACGTATTAAAGTTATTGATTTATTTGATATTGAAGCCGGAGCGGGATATGCAAAGCTTGCGGGTGAAGATGGCAAAAATAATTATTGGGAAACTTCTTTAATTCCAGCGGACTTGAGATTAATCTTAAGTCCGTTTAATTCAAAATCTGTAAGCCCATATGCTTATGGTGGAATTGGATATGTGAAATGGAATGTTGAAGATAAGCCAAGTGAATTAAATGGTTCCACAAAAGAAGATGGCGGTGATTTATATGCACCATTGGGTATTGGAATTGAAATGAAATTATCCAATTCCCTTCTTCTTGATCTTTCCGGCGGATATAATCAAATTTTTTCTGATTATGTAAATTATGTTAAAGGCGGAGATTTTAATGATGGATTTTGGAATTTAGGAATTGGTTTAATTTTTACCGGCGAGGGCGGCAGTTCAGATTCAGATTTGGATGGAATTTCAAAAGACCAAGAAATTGAATTAGGAACAAATCCAGATATTGCAGATTCTGATGGCGATGGTTTAACAGACGGTTTAGAATTCAATCAGTATAAAACTGATCCTTTGAATTCTGATAGCGATGGCGACGGTTTAACGGATAATGATGAAATTAAAAACTACACAACAAATCCAAATATTATTGATACGGATAAAGATGGATTAACAGACGGTGATGAAATTTATCAACATCAAACTGATCCTTTACGAGAAGATTCTGATATTGACGGAATAAAAGATAAAATTGAATTGGATGAATTTAAAACTAATCCTACAAATTCAGATACCGATAAAGATGCACTAAAAGACGGTGATGAAATTCATAAATACAAAACCGATCCGACAAAACAAGATACAGATGGAGACGGTATTTTTGACGGTGATGAAATATTTAAGTATAATACAAATCCATCAAAAGCTGATACGGATAGCGGAACTGTAAATGATAAAGTTGAGATTGATAGAAAAACAAATCCGTTAAATCCGGAAGATGATGTAGTTCTTGATATTGCAGCTCCCGTAATTTTAGAAGGTGTAACTTTTGAAACCGGAAGTGTAGAGTTAACTCCGGAAAGTGAAAAAATGCTTTTAAGAGTTTTAAACACACTTAACATTTATCCTGATATAAAAGTTGAAATTCGCGGATATACAGATAATGTTGGAAACACATCGAAAAATTTAAAACTATCTCAACAAAGAGCCAATTCCGTGAGATACTGGTTAATTAACAAAGGGGTTAACCAAGAACGTGTAGTTGCAAAGGGATTTGGCAAGGATAATCCAATTGCTGATAATAGTACGCCAGAAGGAAAAAGATTAAACCGAAGAATTGAATTCGTAAAAATTAATTAG
- a CDS encoding OmpA family protein — MRIKLLYIFLLITNINFAQINEYLIKFGVQGNLLIPDTEFKNDAYVLSLFGRGFIKYELSSSWESEIGFGIGNLSGVNYQNKKWETNLIPLDFRFNFSPFQSQIYSPYIFCGIGLLRWNVTNLPSGEITKKSGWDILIPIGAGIEFCINSKLLIDLKGSYNFTSTDYLNNYDSKKNKDGFYSFSFGFTFVEGGNLSDSDGDGIIMKMEEEIGTNPNKFDTDDDGLSDGEEINLYFTNPLVPDSDKDNLTDFEEVKYFFSDPNSQDSDGDDILDFDEIDKFKTNPNQKDSDKDELSDGYEVFKYSTNPTLIDSDSDELNDKEEIFSTKTNPIKFDTDEDGVSDGIEFNILKTNPLVKENHEKYISENKTENKINLENLNTDKSVILQGVQFLLGSAEINSSSENILQQVKLILNENPNLKIEIHGYTDNIGNPDFNQKLSENRAETVKNWFVKNGINFQRIATKGFGSLNPIGNNEIQGGREKNRRIEIIKVK; from the coding sequence ATGCGAATAAAATTACTATATATTTTTTTACTAATTACTAATATAAATTTTGCCCAAATTAATGAATATTTAATAAAATTCGGAGTTCAAGGAAATTTATTAATTCCTGATACAGAATTCAAAAATGATGCTTACGTTTTGTCTTTATTTGGCAGAGGATTTATTAAATATGAATTATCATCAAGCTGGGAAAGTGAAATTGGGTTTGGAATTGGAAATCTTTCCGGTGTTAATTATCAAAATAAAAAATGGGAAACAAATTTAATTCCGTTAGATTTTAGGTTTAATTTCAGTCCGTTTCAATCTCAAATTTACAGTCCTTATATTTTTTGCGGAATTGGTTTGCTTCGCTGGAATGTTACAAATCTGCCAAGCGGAGAAATTACTAAAAAAAGCGGATGGGATATTTTAATTCCAATTGGTGCCGGAATTGAGTTTTGCATAAATAGTAAATTATTAATTGATCTTAAAGGAAGTTATAATTTTACATCAACTGATTATTTAAATAATTATGATAGCAAAAAAAACAAAGACGGATTTTATTCTTTTAGTTTTGGATTTACATTTGTAGAAGGCGGAAATTTATCTGACTCAGACGGTGACGGAATTATTATGAAAATGGAAGAGGAAATTGGTACAAATCCAAATAAATTTGATACTGATGATGATGGATTATCTGATGGAGAAGAAATTAATCTATATTTTACAAATCCATTAGTCCCGGATTCTGATAAAGATAATTTGACAGATTTTGAAGAAGTTAAATATTTTTTTTCTGATCCTAATTCTCAAGATTCTGATGGAGATGATATTTTAGATTTTGATGAAATTGATAAATTTAAAACAAATCCTAACCAAAAAGATTCCGATAAGGATGAATTGAGCGATGGTTATGAAGTTTTTAAATATAGTACAAATCCAACATTGATTGATTCCGATAGTGATGAACTTAACGATAAAGAAGAAATATTTTCAACAAAAACTAATCCAATTAAGTTTGATACAGATGAAGATGGTGTTTCAGACGGCATTGAATTTAATATATTAAAGACAAATCCTTTAGTGAAAGAAAATCACGAAAAATATATTTCAGAAAATAAAACTGAAAATAAAATTAATTTAGAAAATTTGAATACAGATAAGTCGGTCATTCTTCAAGGTGTTCAATTTCTTCTTGGTTCTGCAGAAATTAATTCTTCATCAGAAAATATTTTGCAGCAAGTAAAACTGATTTTGAACGAAAATCCCAATCTGAAAATTGAAATTCACGGCTACACAGATAATATTGGAAATCCTGATTTTAATCAAAAATTATCTGAGAATCGTGCAGAAACTGTTAAAAATTGGTTTGTTAAAAATGGAATTAATTTTCAGCGAATTGCTACAAAAGGGTTTGGTTCGTTAAATCCAATTGGAAATAATGAAATTCAAGGAGGCCGAGAAAAAAATAGAAGAATAGAAATTATAAAAGTTAAATAG
- a CDS encoding fibronectin type III domain-containing protein — MRIFYKINIWIISKIRISQILFLTFTLFCFSNNLAQSSQSKIKSNEKKLIDSVKLEIPKLIYPSSDSIFNITTVTPFFKWNQITNANGYTIYIEEIGEKNKLIFSSPYFCVIEKNEYLFPENFLQFEKKYSIRLRAYNKTDWSEFSKTIYFIINSPKKDFIEEEKFNLPPAIISKNNLIISSNDSENKNSSLIWNKNNNADFYEITIEGINTSNILGEEYLLILKEELTDTLFNLNPNSLKNYNNYRWKLRSKIGNEWSNFSDYFYFTIQSEQEQKQIEESVDDLILRFKYAGYIDEMILAKYKNSIVYLPLSEILTILQINHNEDLIVEKFSAQSLSELKITNSIDFRNLNQIKNDEKINFTNNDFIKSDLEYFVKPDLIENLLEGKLEVSLRNLEVKFSSANQLPMVERLINQQKFSLSKNAAVSENYPIKFERERKNFNGGFLDYSLSSNFVKNENPFYSFDLGLGNELFGGDFQLATNHSLFQNKFIYNQTQYRWRYAFLNNRTISNIILGNGNAFGLQSYDFKGITVSNEPLELRRIYGKQIIQEKTNPFWKVEISMNNEIIEIIEADENGNFSFSLPFSYGTTILEFKKYGTNGETKFERKLYQIPITQIPIGELDYNFNFGKLLTIDEYMLQANAAYGLSDRITTQIGTDLFVDDFSNSSIYSKTTAHILDGYISSLTIAPNAFYNVEVNSIFSDLASFNIGAKFYENNLKFNPTKIKNEIDGNIFLPISFDESMLSIFAKLKKTSLTNFDRYDFSVRTFYDFKNISPSLEYNYFKITNNDFASSYLNFRLNYSFYIPSNIFGGSIIDTRLFYNTNRNKFESFNVSLATTFMQNYRIQLTHNINFITSFTDTQLRIIFDLPFLRSNTNISKSVISQSASGSLNYNSIFNQIDFHNRGMVGRSASAIRFYLDENNNNLFDDEEKLINNMDVSVNSVSNKKIVDDGKIILNDLESYTKFDLRLIDRKSKNPLWFPVWNKFSFISDPNQYKEINIPFYEAAVINGNVFKIVGNEKIPLEGINIYLKKEKSEDVIKIKSMSDGSFYSYGIAPGNYIINIDEKQLEKIKLKSYPEKFETKIFSINSNNINEDIIFILK, encoded by the coding sequence TTGAGAATTTTTTATAAAATAAATATTTGGATTATTTCAAAAATTAGAATATCTCAAATTTTATTTCTAACGTTTACTTTATTTTGTTTTTCAAACAATTTAGCTCAATCAAGCCAAAGTAAAATAAAATCAAACGAAAAAAAATTAATTGATTCTGTAAAACTTGAAATTCCAAAACTTATTTATCCAAGTTCCGATTCGATATTTAACATAACAACCGTAACGCCATTTTTCAAATGGAACCAAATTACAAACGCAAATGGTTACACAATTTATATTGAAGAAATTGGCGAAAAAAATAAATTAATTTTTTCTTCGCCATATTTTTGTGTAATTGAAAAAAATGAATATTTGTTTCCGGAAAACTTTTTGCAATTTGAAAAAAAATATTCAATAAGATTACGCGCTTATAATAAAACAGATTGGAGTGAATTTTCTAAAACCATTTATTTTATTATCAATTCTCCAAAGAAAGATTTTATAGAAGAAGAAAAATTTAATTTACCGCCCGCAATTATCAGTAAAAATAATTTAATAATTAGCTCCAATGATTCTGAAAATAAAAATTCAAGTTTAATTTGGAATAAAAATAATAATGCTGATTTTTATGAAATTACGATTGAGGGAATTAACACTTCAAATATTTTGGGTGAAGAATATTTACTGATTTTAAAGGAAGAATTGACCGATACACTTTTTAATCTTAATCCAAATTCTTTAAAAAACTACAATAATTACCGATGGAAATTAAGAAGTAAAATTGGAAATGAATGGAGCAATTTTTCGGATTATTTTTATTTTACTATTCAAAGTGAACAAGAACAAAAGCAAATTGAAGAATCTGTTGATGATTTAATTTTACGATTCAAATATGCCGGATATATTGATGAAATGATTTTAGCAAAATATAAAAACTCCATTGTTTATTTACCGTTAAGTGAGATTTTGACAATTCTGCAAATAAATCATAATGAAGATTTAATAGTTGAAAAATTTTCTGCGCAAAGTTTAAGTGAACTAAAAATTACAAACTCAATTGATTTCAGAAATTTGAATCAAATTAAAAATGATGAAAAAATAAATTTTACAAATAATGATTTTATAAAAAGTGATTTGGAATATTTTGTAAAACCAGATTTAATAGAAAATTTATTAGAAGGAAAACTTGAAGTAAGTTTAAGAAATCTTGAAGTAAAATTTAGTTCGGCAAATCAGCTTCCTATGGTTGAAAGATTAATAAATCAGCAAAAATTTTCTCTTAGTAAAAATGCAGCAGTTAGTGAAAACTATCCAATAAAATTTGAAAGAGAACGTAAAAATTTTAACGGAGGATTTTTAGATTATTCATTAAGCAGTAATTTTGTAAAAAATGAAAATCCATTTTATTCATTTGATTTAGGTTTGGGAAATGAATTATTCGGCGGAGATTTTCAGCTCGCAACAAATCACTCGTTGTTTCAAAATAAATTCATTTATAATCAAACGCAATATAGATGGCGTTATGCATTTCTCAACAACAGAACAATCAGCAATATTATTCTGGGAAATGGCAATGCGTTTGGTTTGCAATCTTATGATTTTAAAGGAATTACAGTTTCAAATGAACCTTTAGAATTACGAAGAATTTACGGTAAACAAATTATTCAGGAAAAGACTAACCCTTTTTGGAAAGTTGAAATTTCCATGAACAATGAAATTATTGAAATAATTGAAGCCGATGAAAATGGAAATTTTAGTTTCAGCCTTCCATTTTCTTACGGGACAACAATTTTAGAGTTTAAAAAATATGGAACAAACGGAGAAACAAAATTTGAAAGGAAATTATATCAAATTCCAATTACGCAAATTCCAATTGGTGAATTAGACTATAATTTTAATTTTGGAAAGCTTTTAACAATTGATGAATATATGCTTCAAGCAAATGCAGCTTACGGTTTAAGCGATAGAATTACAACTCAAATAGGTACAGATTTATTTGTTGATGATTTTTCTAATTCTTCAATTTATTCAAAAACAACTGCGCATATTTTAGATGGATATATTTCAAGTCTCACAATTGCGCCAAATGCATTTTATAACGTTGAGGTAAATTCCATTTTTAGTGATTTGGCAAGTTTTAATATTGGCGCAAAATTTTATGAAAATAATTTGAAGTTTAATCCCACAAAAATTAAAAACGAAATTGACGGGAATATTTTTCTGCCAATCTCCTTTGATGAAAGTATGCTGAGTATTTTTGCGAAATTAAAAAAAACTTCTTTAACAAATTTTGATCGATATGATTTTTCTGTAAGAACTTTTTATGATTTTAAAAATATTAGTCCTTCACTTGAATATAATTATTTCAAAATTACTAATAATGATTTTGCGTCTTCTTATTTAAACTTTCGACTCAATTATTCATTTTATATTCCTTCAAATATTTTTGGAGGAAGCATTATTGACACAAGACTTTTTTATAATACCAACAGAAACAAGTTTGAAAGTTTTAATGTTTCGCTGGCAACAACATTTATGCAGAATTATAGAATTCAACTTACGCATAATATTAATTTTATTACTTCATTTACCGATACGCAGCTTCGAATTATTTTTGATCTTCCATTTTTAAGATCAAATACAAATATTTCAAAATCAGTAATTTCTCAATCGGCTTCTGGATCATTAAACTACAACAGTATTTTTAACCAAATTGATTTTCACAATAGGGGAATGGTCGGAAGATCGGCTTCGGCAATTAGATTTTATCTTGATGAAAACAATAATAATTTATTTGATGATGAAGAAAAATTAATTAACAATATGGATGTCTCGGTAAATTCCGTAAGCAATAAAAAAATTGTTGATGATGGAAAAATTATTTTAAACGATTTGGAATCTTATACAAAATTTGATTTAAGATTAATTGATAGAAAGAGTAAAAACCCTTTATGGTTTCCGGTGTGGAATAAATTTAGTTTTATTTCTGATCCAAACCAGTATAAAGAAATCAATATTCCTTTTTATGAAGCTGCAGTAATTAATGGAAATGTTTTTAAAATTGTTGGGAATGAAAAAATTCCGTTGGAAGGAATTAATATTTATTTAAAGAAAGAAAAATCTGAAGATGTAATTAAAATAAAATCAATGAGCGATGGAAGTTTTTACAGTTATGGCATTGCTCCGGGAAATTACATAATCAATATTGATGAAAAACAATTGGAAAAAATTAAATTAAAATCTTATCCGGAAAAATTTGAGACAAAAATATTCTCAATAAATTCCAATAATATAAATGAAGATATTATTTTTATTTTGAAGTGA
- a CDS encoding DUF4402 domain-containing protein → MKKIFIVFTLISLTSLFAQQTGYISGNASANLIQPLSIEAGSGDLDFGEIIVSGSSFIEKIEPNFGKQFIVTGHPGKNITVRFSSVELTNYDWASNFGGNFGTLIFTPNVETKNSQKILDGNTLPLAQNGLIGELQIFVGGEIYINPKQEIGDYVGLFVLSVTY, encoded by the coding sequence ATGAAAAAAATATTCATAGTATTTACCTTAATTTCTCTAACGTCACTTTTTGCACAACAAACTGGATATATAAGCGGAAATGCAAGTGCAAATTTAATTCAGCCGCTTTCTATTGAAGCAGGTTCCGGCGATTTGGATTTTGGAGAAATTATAGTTTCCGGTTCTTCTTTTATCGAAAAAATTGAGCCAAATTTTGGGAAACAATTTATTGTAACCGGTCATCCCGGGAAAAATATTACCGTAAGATTTAGTTCAGTTGAATTAACAAATTACGATTGGGCTTCAAATTTTGGTGGAAATTTTGGCACTTTGATTTTTACTCCTAATGTTGAAACAAAAAATTCTCAAAAAATTTTGGATGGAAATACTTTACCGCTTGCTCAAAATGGATTGATTGGTGAGCTTCAGATTTTCGTCGGTGGCGAAATTTATATTAATCCAAAACAAGAAATTGGGGATTATGTTGGACTTTTTGTGCTTTCGGTAACTTATTAA
- a CDS encoding DUF4402 domain-containing protein has translation MLKKIIVLLLLISTIKIFAQSSFNISTNISISLNNGLALNKVKGDLDFGEIIYTGNRFTLTRSADLGIEFEVTGFSRRNVTVTFSRNVNLNNNDWVDNFGGTNGTIRFTPNVRHTNGNINYVSSRILRNGNTVRLSNDSPLGKLYIWIGGSMTINSNQPYGDYKGTFTLTVEY, from the coding sequence ATGTTAAAAAAAATAATTGTTCTTTTATTACTGATTTCTACAATAAAAATATTTGCTCAATCAAGTTTTAATATTTCAACAAATATTAGTATTTCACTAAATAATGGATTAGCATTAAATAAAGTTAAAGGCGATTTAGATTTTGGTGAAATTATTTATACCGGAAACAGATTTACTTTAACAAGATCTGCAGATTTGGGAATTGAATTTGAAGTAACCGGTTTTAGTAGAAGAAATGTTACGGTAACTTTTTCAAGAAATGTTAACCTAAATAATAATGATTGGGTTGATAATTTTGGCGGAACTAATGGAACAATTAGATTTACTCCAAATGTGCGCCATACAAATGGAAATATAAATTATGTTTCATCAAGAATTTTACGCAATGGAAATACCGTAAGATTAAGTAATGATTCACCTTTGGGTAAACTTTACATTTGGATTGGCGGTTCGATGACTATAAATAGTAATCAGCCATATGGAGATTATAAAGGAACATTTACATTAACTGTAGAATATTGA
- a CDS encoding DUF4402 domain-containing protein encodes MYAKKYLLVLAALIFSTSVIFGQSLANSSTSVAVQLKKGLSITPPSSGIDFGEKVIGTSNETISVTTPVAFLVSGHSNKNIIVDYSSSVNLSYESNNLTFAPKVEKTSDATYVSGSSVGDESQHTLTAGTGLLYLWLGGSIDITPTTIGGDYTGTFNIEVSYN; translated from the coding sequence ATGTACGCAAAAAAATATCTTTTAGTTTTAGCAGCACTTATTTTTTCAACAAGTGTGATATTTGGTCAAAGTTTAGCTAATAGCAGCACTTCTGTTGCAGTTCAACTTAAAAAAGGTTTATCAATTACTCCACCATCTAGTGGAATCGATTTTGGAGAAAAAGTAATTGGTACAAGTAATGAAACAATTAGTGTTACAACCCCAGTTGCTTTTTTAGTATCTGGTCATTCAAACAAAAATATTATAGTTGATTATTCTAGCTCAGTTAATCTATCATACGAATCAAATAATTTAACTTTTGCTCCAAAAGTTGAAAAAACCAGTGATGCAACCTATGTTTCTGGATCTTCTGTTGGTGATGAATCACAGCATACTTTAACCGCTGGAACTGGTTTATTGTATTTATGGCTAGGGGGATCAATTGATATTACGCCAACTACTATTGGTGGTGATTATACTGGCACCTTTAATATTGAAGTAAGTTATAATTAA
- a CDS encoding FAD binding domain-containing protein has translation MESEINFILNNQEIKTKINPSTVLLDYIRKDKKLTGTKEVCKEGDCGACTVLLGELTKVGLKYKTINSCIFPIQNVDGKHVVTIEGINQENLNIIQHEFVNQGASQCGFCTPGFIISLTGYLLNSEKLEYDEMINSVAGNICRCTGYNSIKKSIEKIKLNINDINLQNNNKLAYLIKSNILPKYFSEIEQRLNLINSTKVDNPEFHKNIHSVFIGGGTDLFVQKAEEMCKSNVHFIYNIPQPKILINDSVIIIHSSTTIEELKDFFEKNIPNINFNTLFKLFASKPIRNSATIGGNIVNASPIGDMSVALLSLNAKLILKNSKKETRKVNLDKFYFDYKKYDLNSDEIIDSVSIPIPNSNFLFNFEKVSKRNHLDIASVNSSMLLEIIDNKIAGARLAAGGVAPIPLYFRNTSEFLINKEISMELVKESVEIAKSEISPISDIRGSKDYKTLLLGQLIKAHFIEMFPQIINHEVLI, from the coding sequence ATGGAAAGTGAAATAAATTTCATATTAAACAATCAAGAAATTAAAACCAAAATTAACCCATCTACAGTTCTGCTTGATTATATTAGAAAAGACAAAAAATTAACCGGAACAAAAGAAGTTTGCAAAGAAGGTGATTGCGGAGCATGCACAGTTTTACTCGGTGAACTTACAAAAGTTGGATTAAAATATAAAACAATAAACTCTTGCATTTTCCCAATTCAAAATGTTGATGGAAAACATGTCGTAACAATTGAAGGAATTAATCAAGAAAATCTAAATATTATTCAGCATGAATTTGTAAATCAAGGAGCTTCTCAATGCGGATTTTGTACACCGGGATTTATAATTTCACTCACCGGATACCTTTTAAATTCAGAAAAATTAGAGTATGACGAAATGATAAATTCAGTTGCCGGAAATATTTGTCGCTGCACCGGATATAATTCGATTAAAAAATCAATTGAGAAAATAAAACTTAATATAAATGATATTAACTTGCAGAATAACAATAAGTTAGCATATTTGATTAAAAGCAATATTTTACCAAAATATTTTTCAGAAATTGAACAAAGGTTAAATCTAATTAATTCTACAAAAGTAGATAATCCGGAATTCCATAAAAATATACACTCTGTTTTCATTGGTGGAGGAACTGATTTATTCGTTCAAAAAGCGGAGGAAATGTGCAAATCAAATGTTCATTTTATTTACAATATTCCGCAACCAAAAATTTTAATAAATGATTCTGTAATAATAATTCATTCTTCCACGACTATTGAAGAATTAAAAGATTTCTTTGAAAAGAATATTCCAAATATAAATTTCAATACATTGTTTAAACTTTTCGCATCAAAACCAATTAGAAATTCGGCAACAATCGGTGGAAATATTGTAAATGCTTCCCCAATTGGAGATATGTCGGTTGCATTACTTTCACTAAATGCTAAACTTATTTTGAAGAATTCGAAAAAAGAAACTCGAAAAGTAAACTTGGATAAATTCTATTTTGATTACAAAAAGTATGATTTAAATTCCGATGAAATAATAGATTCGGTTTCGATTCCAATTCCAAACAGCAATTTCTTATTCAATTTTGAAAAAGTTTCTAAGAGAAATCATTTAGATATTGCAAGTGTAAATTCCTCCATGCTCCTTGAAATTATTGACAATAAAATAGCTGGAGCACGTTTGGCTGCTGGAGGTGTTGCTCCAATTCCTCTTTATTTTAGAAATACATCTGAATTTTTAATTAATAAAGAAATTTCTATGGAATTAGTTAAAGAATCTGTGGAAATTGCAAAATCTGAAATTTCACCAATAAGTGATATTCGCGGGAGCAAGGATTACAAAACATTATTATTAGGTCAATTAATAAAAGCCCACTTCATCGAAATGTTTCCGCAAATTATAAATCATGAGGTGTTAATTTGA